CCCGCGTTCATGATGCGATCGGAGGGAACAGGTAGCAAAGCCGACAATGATACATACTGGAAACTCTGCTCGAGTGGTTTCATTCACGATACTATATCTCTAGCTTTGCGAACACTGATGTTTGATAAGTTGCGTAATAGGTCTTCTTGCTTCTCGCTCCATGCTTTGGACATTTAGTCAAGCGGAAGTTTCGTACCTaccattttgcattttgctttgaaatcgaGCCCTGCAATTGACATTCAACGTCATTATCCTGTGTAGAATGAAACTTTCATGAATGGATGCATTGAGGAAAAGATCTCTTGGTCGTCCAGTCATTAATACTTGACCAACGTAACATCaactttcccttttttttcaggtaTACCCTCGAAGATCTGCCAGTGAGGATTATTTCACACGGGTTATGCTGGGCTTGGACGAGACCATAACGTGGTCGAATTATGGTGGTTTGAAGTGGGATCTCGTCCTGTGTCTCCTCGGGGCTTGGGTGATTGTTTGCCTTTGTCTTATCAAGGGTGTGCAATCCTCCGGAAAAGTCGTGTACTTCACCGCCCTTTTCCCTTACTTTGTTCTCTTGTGCTTGCTCATTCGAGGAGCTCTGCTACCAGGAGCAGCCGATGGCGTGGTCTTCTACCTCCAGCCGCACTTACATAAATTGGCCAGCGTTAAGATTTGGTCTGATGCGGCCACCCAGATCTTCTATTCACTTGGACCCTCCTTTGGCGGTCTTATTACACTTGCTAGTTACAACAAGTTCAGCAACAATTGCCACAGGGATGCCATTTTGATTGCCTTCTGTAACTGCGCCACATCTGTTTTTGCCGGATTTGTGATCTTCTCCATCATTGGATTTATGGCACATGAATCGGGTCAACCCATTAGTGAGGTCATCGCCTCAGGGCCTGGTCTGGCTTTTGTGGCCTATCCCGAGGCTGTGACCAAGTTTCCATTGTCACCTGCATggtctttccttttctttctcatgCTGCTGACTTTGGGACTTGACTCTCAATTCACCATGACGGAAACCCTGACCACGGCTCTGATGGACCAATGGCCTCAGCTTCGACCCATGAAGGGTAAGGTAGTCATAGGCGCCTCCGTCGTTGGGTTCATTCTAGGTGTTCCTCTATGTTGTCCCGGAGGCATCTACATGTTCACCCTGATCGATTCCTTTTCCGCATCCTGGTCGTTACTGGTTTTGGCTCTAGCCGAAGTTATTCTAATCATCTACGTCTACGGAGTCCACAATTTCTTGAACAATATCAAGGAGATGGGCATTAGGATTCCTAAGTTCCTCGAGCTGTATTGGAGAATCAATTGGCAGGTGTTCACACCTGTGGTGCTTTTCTTCATCACCATCGTCACATGGATCACATTTAAGCCTTGCCAATATAATGGCTACGTGTTCCCTCCGCTGATTCAAACTTTAGGCTGGTTAATGGCATGTACATCCATTATCATAGCCGTGGCTTTAAGTGTTTACGAAGTCTACACCCGAAAAAACAAGGGGAAAATCACAAGTAATCGGGAAATGCTTCAACCAACTCTCAATTGGGGTCCCGCCATTAAAAAGATCCAACCTGTTCAGAATACCAACAACCTGAGTGAAGCTACCTACAACAACGAGGGATTCTCATCCTGATGATGTTTCTGATTGTCATCCAAGAAACGGAGCAATAATGAAGTATATTCTATACCTTTTTATAAAGTATTAAGCATCAAATTATAGTATATCGTGTATGCAATCCATCTCGAAATAAACAAACGTCGTAtcaaagttcaacaaaaacacctttttaaCGACCTGATTCAATAGAAATCCGCTTCGTCACCATTCTCGTCACTCAGTCGTTAGTCAGTCACCAAGAGGACAAAGAATCAAATTTCCACGCACTAACTTGTACACAAACCTCACTTGcacaaatattgaaatcacGAGATGAGACTCACGACGATGAGTACCTTTTGAAATTCGCGAATCCGCTCAAGATTCGTTTTATCTCGATTCTTTGTTCAACATGAGCAtgtacttttttatttgttgaGGAGTCACCGCTGGCCAAATCATAATTTTATATAGATCCGTGTTGCAACAGGTACGTATGTTGACTAAATGTTGAACCTTCATTTTATCATTAGGCCCTTAAGGAACGACAAGCCTCGCCTTTGAATATGGATGGCATGAATGACGTTGCAAAGAGGCATCTTTAAGTTTTGATTCAGATAATGGAGAGTGGACTGTACAGAGTGTGGATTGCATGCAATCTCATTGATTGGCATTGTCCGAGGAAGAAGTGGTTTACTACGTGATTATGTAAGATATGAAGAACACGTATTCAAGTATTGCAACAAGCATGGGAATTTTTGACGAGGAATATGTCAATGTTTGAACCGTGCTTCAGGGCAAAAAGGAATATCTGTTCTCGGACAAAGAACCAGGAAGTGAACAAGTGAGGTAAAAAAGTCAGACGTGTTTCTGTGTGCTGTAAATATCTCGGAATGAAATGAGCCTCGTTGGACATCATTCGTTTTTCAGTTCTGATCAAGTCTTAAAATTAAAAAGGGTGTTTTGATGCCTTTGCGATGCTCAACCAAGTTCTGTTAACGTTTGTCCATTCTCAACTAATTGTATGTTTCTGTGGTACTCAAGTAGAGGAAAAGCGAAGAAAGATCAGAATTAtcgccttgattttgggcctTACTGTTGGGCAttggaaaatgaagacattgGATATGTTGCCTAATACTTTTGATAACGCATCATTGTCACAACCTAATatcgaaatatttttaaataagCAAGAGGGTATTTTGAAGCACAAAATTAGATTCATCTTTTCAGTGTTCAGACTGGAGGCAAAGCTTTGGCTTGTATAGTGACGACATAGTCTCTGCCATTTCAGCCTCGTTGATCCAGTGATGGcttgttttggtcaaaaaatgccaacaacCAATATAATGAATTGTTTGAGTTCCTCAAAACCTCTTCTGTCAATCATCTACAAAACAGAAGTTACAAGgttttggcaatttctttgATAAATAACACATTTCTAGAGTACTTCCAACTGGTCATTTTACATCTCATGCCAGCTGGGGCTGAAGACTGCCAGAACCCTATTGTGTTTGGGCAGGTCAAACATATCATACTAGATCGTATATAAGCTAAGCGACGCAGAATCCCGATTCTCCTCCGTAACTCGGGCTCTAAATTATTCAGATGACACTTCCAAGATAGATTTTTGCTGAAAGTGAAACCAAGAAGCACTTCGGCAATTGATTCTTCTATTACAGCGTCTTCTATTTGCAATGGCTCTTCCATAGACCCTTCAAACataagaaactttgttttgatGCATTGGCAGCGAGGCTGTTTATGTTATGGTTTACGGGCATTTataaccgctacagggaatataatcctcagtactattaaaatgaaagattataattcgtctattttttacctttcgatctttatatgacattgTTTGGTGTTATGTTCTTGGTGTGCCAAATTCTATTTTTTGTGTTCTCTCTTTTGTTTGTGTACCTTTTTATCCATGTGTGTGGCAGTTTTTTTATTGGTGtgttgttcaaaaactttggtgtgcctttttccGTTTATGGGTGCACGTTTTTATGTCACCCagtaaaaagttttgaattacTTCTCATCCTCATTTGGCAATTGATCAATATTTCAGCCATTACTTTGTAACATTGCTATAAGACTATTCCATAATTACTTTACTTTACCTTGTTTATATATTTGGACTGGATGGTGTCAAATATCCAAAAAAGGCATAGACGTATGTACAGTACTTCTCTTGCAGAAGGTACTTTTGCGTATTTATTGGATGTTATTGGAATCGTAATCCACAGCAGTAAAAACTAAGATACTAAAATCGCTATCATCTTGTTATTACCATGATGTCTGGTCCACGAATGAATTAAAGTTTGCACATTCAGTTAAACATTAAACAAGCATAATAAACAAAGGTTTGGGCAGATCGGCAATTTTGTTCTAAAGCGtgtccaagtcagacttgaaaggTGATACCGGATCTACAACTTCTACCGTTTATTTTCTATGACTATTGAACGAACCAATTAATGCAGTGAAGGAGTCAGAGAAAGAAGGGAGgtggaattcattgttctgactaacctggattctcgagggcttaaaggtgctctcaaaacgcctGCGGTCACTAAAATTGCCCCTAAATCGTGGATTGGAACAAAGTTCATGCATTCTTCTGGAAACGTACATCATCAGgtacctttcataccttcttgGATTATTATTCAATCCCCAGCCTCTGCCaaaatgagagctctctcattcctgcaAGTGAGGTTCCTAGGGAGACATCTATGGatttattgaaatttttgcCAGCCTACTAAACTAaatggagctcaaatgggagCAGCTTGTtgaagatgtggctgaacaatcgagtTGTATTGAGCTGGCATCAttatactatctctggacttggaCGTTCGATACATccctttgaatttgaaatttgaagtgatTTCCCCACCTTCAGTTGGATGTGTTCTTCGAATATCTTTCTTATTGTGGAAGACTGCAcccaaatccttcatggacgaaactTACTGAATATATGTACTAAAACCTAACGAGTACAAAGAAATTCTGCTTCATTTTCGAAGCAAAACGAAAGCTGAGCCAGGAACCCCTGAGTTGAAGCGTATCTCCTTGTTagaaatgcattcattttggATGCATTTTGTCTTATGAGCGAACGGAATAGAAGTCTTAATTCCCATTCCGTTTAATGAGCATCGCAAACTTGGTGCGGCAACAACGcgtcaaatttgattaaataCCAACCAGAAGTTGCAAAACATAGGTAAAAAAACGGTCTCGCAACAGGCAGGTCCGTTTTTTAAGAGTCTTACCTCTGAGGCATAGTATTGACTTTACCTAATgtgaaaataaacaaaacaattgaTACTGCACGTTATAGGAAAGAGCTAGTTATAAGAAATAGCCCTCGTGTTCAGGACTGGTTGGTTCTACATAAAAGGATCGGATTACGCTTCGCGTTTCTTTGTAAATAATGACACAACCATtcctcgaaaaaaatgaagtggcGTTGCagttacttttttgaaatgcaaatgacCAATTTTTCAAGACTATTTCCTCATCTTGGCCATATTTCAGTTGTGCTTTAAAGTAGAATCTGACAATAtccatttggctttgagtgaTTATTACTACGTAGTATTATCACTTTCAAGTTGATAAGTTTGGTGTATTTTTCTCTAGCCAAAGAGAGATTTCAGGTACTTGACACCTTCGCTCTGAATGAGGTCTTTTAGGCCAACTGTATATTGTTAAGGAAATGTTAAGTATAAAGCAACGGCTAAGTAGCAAGTTTCCAAGTCGCgaacattttcaatgttaCTAAGAGCAAGCACTGGTTGAAGGCCTGATCTTCCCCATGAGGAATACACTATAATACAATGTCCTTTCCGTGCACAGCTTCTCCATCTTGACCTAAAAATGATGTTCCCCAAAGGGTCTTGGAACTGAATTTCGAGGTTGAGGCCCTGGAAGCGGACAAAGTTGCGAAGGTACCTTGCCAGTCCTCATCcaggttctttttcttgcctGCTCGAAATCTTGCCCGACTCGAAGTCTGTTGTCACCTGAAGAAGTCTAATTTCGTCAGGAAGACTGACTACATGCACTCATGCAGTCAGTAGTCACTTGAAGGCTATGTCGACAACGGCGGTGAAAATGGTCAGAAGAGTCACGATCAAGGCTATGTCTTTGCCAAGTCTGAACACAGCCGATCCCTTCTTGTGCTTTGTATCGTCGTTAGGTTCTTACCTTTTAGTGAATTAAACGACTCCTTCAGAATTCAAGAATACCGTAGGCTTGCAAGTCACATTCTGATTGAGACAGTCGAAGGATGCCAATTGTTAAGATGAAAACCAAAAGTGCTCCAAGTGATCCCGCCGAAGAGGACTTCGGAGGTCTTCACAAGCATTGCTTCTCTTGTTACagcttcaaattttgctcGGCAGAGGAGGATTCTTGCGAGTTCCAACAATGCTTGATGAAATGCGGTGCCGTTTTTCATGGCTGTAAGGCTATGGAACACGTGGAATTATGTCCCATGATCCGCGTTCCCTGTCTTAATGTGGAATTCGGCTGCGGCATGGAAATGGATCGAAGGCATTTAGGAATTCATCTAAAGAAATGTCCAGCCTCAGTGGTTATGTGCATGGCAGAGTGGAATCGATGGCCAGTTTTTTCCACTGAGCGAAGACGCCATATCCCGTTTCAACATCGGAATCCTTATGCTGTTGAGGGTCAATTAGGTACAATCACACTTTGACAATAGCAGTGATCTTGGATTTGTTTCAtgcgtttttttttactatagATTTTGACCTGACCTTAAGAGATCAGAGGATGCTGGGAAATTTGGGGAAAATATCGCGAAAGACGAGATTGACCTTGAGGAATAGCCTTACCAAGCGATATCCAGCTGTACCTATCCCGAACACCATCAGCAACCGATTACAAGAAACAAACGAGAACGGCGTTGAGCCCAATGGTTCAGAGGACCTCCTTGATCTGGGAGATGATATCGAGTTTCTAGGTGTGAGGAGGAATGACAAGGCTCTATCCAAGCAAATGAAGCAATGGCAGGATGATTTGGATGAACGGCTGAAAGGAAAGGAGAAAATCAAGCCATATTGGGAGTATCCAGAGTTAGAGAAAGGCAACATTCATCCCCATTGTGCCAACTGCTTTGTAATTACTTGTCCCAAGACCCTCCTGGACTCTTACGAAGAcgatgtttcaaaatttaaggCTTGTGAAGTGATCCATTGTCGATGGAAGTGTGGAGTGAAATACCATCAATGCAAGGCCTTTGAGCATCAAATGCTTTGCACCACTTACGAGGAATCCGATGATTTCGCCTGGATGTACAGAGGCATCAAAGGTGCTCGGAAGGAGTCGAAAACGGCCAGAGAAAAGAAGACTCAATTAAAACCACTCGAAGGTCCACTTGTGGGTCCAGATGAATCTAATATCACCACCGGAGAGATCGTTAACGGCAAGTTTGTTCCGGACCCCCCTCCTTTGCCTTCATGTCTTCTTCAGGCATGCCGTTTGGATATCAAATTAGAGACGGTGACAAGACTCCAAAGCAAACCTAAGTCTATGTACACGTTCGTGTGTGCCCAGGAATTTAGGAGGGATGAGTTCTGTTGGCATTCCAAGAACATCCATAACGATATCCATGGAGGAATGAACAATTGGATTGAGCATAGATGTCCTATGGCCAGCCATGGATGTTCATTTGCTTCGCGGAGGATGTTTCCTCATAACCAAAACCACACCTTGGTTTATAGTCCCGCTGCTGAAAGTTTTGGTGTCAAAAATCTATCGATTCCAAAATGTCTCCTGGATCCTCCGAAGGCTCACGAACCAAAGCTCTCTGACTTGCCTATTGAATTACtgatcaagatatttcaaGATCTGGACCCATTTACgtaagcacattttttttatgcaGATGGTTGAACGTGTTACGAAAGGCCAATATTTCCTTAATTTCAGTCTGTGCAACTTGGCTGTGACCTCAGTGGGAATGCGAGAAGTTTGTTGCTCCATGTTGGATGAAAAAGGCTGTGTTAGTCTCCAATGGGAACGggtgaaaaaggccaaagaaataCGGTGGCAGGTGGCTTATAAGGTTGGTAAACCATTTCCAAAAGTTATCATGGTATTAaaataaatatgttttaaCACCTTTTTTAGCGTTGGTTCTTCAGTACAGCTCTCAACCCAATTGAGGAATGGAAATTTGGGGTGGACCAAgtgtcaaaccatttgaaatctTGCCCTTACAATATCCAATTGAAACGCTCACGGAAAGAGACGTTCAAGTCTTCCAACTATGACCGACTTCTGCAACAAATGACGAGTGCTCTTagatttggatcaaaatccAGGGCAGTGGATTAAGCTCCTTAAAATTCTTACAATATATTTCAAATGACGGCTAACTCGTTTTTGGTCCCTCATTCACTACGAACTTTCATAAGAATAAATAATGCCAAAACTAGCTCTTCgccttgcaaaaaaaatgatcaacaATTTAAAACTTATTCCGTGAGAGGAGGGTTTTTATTTGTCCCAATCTATTTGTACTGCCTTGATGCGTGCTTTAATTTTTGGCACAAATCGTAGAATTGACGTATCATTCATGGAGTACTTCAAGAAATTTTCTTCACACTGACGCCCAAAGTCATTGGGGCAAGTCGCTTTGTAATGGTTCATAACTATGAGATCCGGATTGAGGTGAGTGGTCAACTTTTGAGTGGGAAGCAAAGCACTGAGAGCATAATGGTTAAACAATGTCACGACCACGTCGGTGTTCATGAAACTTTTGACAGAAAAGCCAGGCTGACTTAAGTTGGCACTCCGCTGTGTGAAGGCTTCAATGACTAGATCTTCGTTTAGATTTGACTTTGGATTCCACGACCGAAAGAAATAGGCATTTCGCACGGAAAAGGATCCAATGAGTTGCTTTTCATCGGGATGTTTCAGCAAATGGCCGCTCAAGACTTCGTGCCAAGATTCTACAGCCAATGGAAAAATGAACTCGTCAATGTCGATTGGAAGCacaaactcaaattcgttgaaattttgataaaaacagTGATTATATGGTAACACCTCACTTCGACGTTTTTGCCACACTTTTCTATGGAAGAACACTTTGAGATCCCGACCATTGAGGAGATTCAACTCCTGTGGAAGGCTCCATGGAACCACTTGTACCACACCCAATCGAACGTAATGGTCAAGGACTTTGCTTACTTTGCGATGCACTTGGTACAAGTAAAACACGATCTTTTCGGCTCCGAATAATCGATTAGCTTCGATCCATTCAATGAGTTGTTTCGAAATATCTTGCATATTGAATAAAAGGGGCTTAACACACAGACAGAACTTTTTTCGTTTTGGCAACGCTAGAAACCGATTATCCACGActttcagggttgccatttcATCGCAGACTTCTGTCGACAAAGAAACTGATTGCAACTCTGTGACACCTGGTGGAACCCGGCAATTCACAAGAAATGACCTAAATGTTTGCTCATCAGGGTCTTGATCCCACATTGGGAGCCACGTCTCTTGAACATGGGCTTGAATTGACACCCTCCACTCCGGATagtagcattgcattttgggCTTATCGGCTGCACTTCCCCGCAAATATGCGAGAACTCGTACAAAGGCATGAGTTCTATGAGCACGTCCACGGTCGTCCCAATAAGCACTGTGAAAGTAAACCTCTTTTGTTCCCATTTGGGTCCAGGGACTCCTTGTAGTGGAACTGACAATTCGCAACCCTGAGCTCCATCGGCATTTGGTCCATTGTAACTGATTTACGAAGGTCTCCTGGCTGGATCCCACCACGGATTGAATCCGATTTGTGGTTGATATTGGCTTGACCAATTTGAGGATCGTAGCCTTCGCCGAGTGTTCTTTATACACGATTCGGACCCGATTGTCCAAAGCCTCCTTGAGGATCAACACCAAGGACACTGACAGAACGATCAGGATCAATGCCAAACACTTCACCAGCCTTTTGATAGCCAAATATGACATTCTTGATCGCTCACTGACAAGACCGGTTTGTTGAGGGTTCACAGAGATCTTCAATGGCTCACTCCTACTCATTGTGAGCTCCAACTAACTTAACACAAACGCACCTGAGTGTCGGTGAGAATACGACCCGCTCTAGTAATTATGAGCCGCAACCAGCACCGCCATTGTATCATCCTCCACGGATGGTTGGTAAGCAGGCAAAGCCAGATGGAGAAATGGATGTTGATTGTAAAGCCGAGATAACAGGCCAACCACCCTCATCAAGCACACCACTCACGCTCACACTCGGTGGGTTGAAAACAGTTTCTCGTGGCGATCGAAAAGTTCATTGTCGGTGGTTCCGTCATCCTACAACCATGGAGGCTCACACAAAAGTGAAGCAGAGGGAAGTGTGTAGTGTTCCTTTGGTAGATGATTTCCCTATGTATCCAATCACCGTTTCATGATATTTACTCACTGGATGGAATGATTATAGCTGGAGGGGATGGAAAACGATGCCTCGGTGAGTAAGAAGGCACTTGTTGCTCGGCACTCTGTATTCCCAAAACGAGTTCCCAGTGGAGAAAATTTAGCTGAATTTGGGTGGATTCCACTGAAGTGTTGACGTTGATCGTGGCTATTTGTTGCATCTTCTGGACATTGaatattgacaacaaaaaagTCCAGTTGATGTGATGCTGGACTCCGACACACTAAATGAAATAACTTATTGAGCAAGTCAAAAGGCGAAACAATCCCAACACGAATGAAATTGGTTGTGGGCTGCTATCTTCGTGGTTTCGACGGACGAGCTTACAGTTACGATCGTTGGGAGGAAGCGCTTGAATGGAATGTGCTATGGCAATAAAAAATACCGATCAACATATGCTGGTGAAATTGATTGTGGTCATGGTGTTGCCTTTTGAAGCATGTCTCAGCTGGAAGTTCGAAACTAAACAGAGACATTGGTATTCTTCCGACTGGTTTTCTAAAACCTTCAAGTTTTCAGTGTTTAAAGTTACATTTTATGTtgttttgagctattttgagtCTGcacaagaaatggaaaaatatatgCTTTCTCGTGATNACCTTCAAGTTTTCAGTGTTTAAAGTTACATTTTATGTtgttttgagctattttgagtCTGcacaagaaatggaaaaatatatgCTTTCTCGTGatgttgaaaaaatgttactaATTGTTGGAGTATTTGGCAATTTGGCATAGGAAGCCGTGAGGGCAATTTATAGCTGAAAACGATGAAAACCGAATATTCAATATCATGTATCTCATTAGGAGTTTTAAAGACCATTTCCTAATTTGCTTTCCAATGTTACCGTAGTGAGGTCCTAGTTTCCATcataattgttttgaaactagTGTTAGTTTGTAATCTGCGTTACAATCATATTACCTATGAACGCATATGCCGTCAAACAATTGAGTATAAATTGATGACAGAGGTAGGCATAGAGCCCCTCCGCTTTTTCATGGCTTTCTTTCCAcggttaaaaaagaaaaagtttatTGTAAGTCTTGCAGTTCGAGCTAAAGCACATTCTGTAAATCCATTTTCAGCTAAAGCAGGTTTTGGAAAAAGGGGAGATGGttctagcgcagttggttaa
This DNA window, taken from Tigriopus californicus strain San Diego chromosome 9, Tcal_SD_v2.1, whole genome shotgun sequence, encodes the following:
- the LOC131886542 gene encoding F-box only protein 30-like, which encodes MPIVKMKTKSAPSDPAEEDFGGLHKHCFSCYSFKFCSAEEDSCEFQQCLMKCGAVFHGCKAMEHVELCPMIRVPCLNVEFGCGMEMDRRHLGIHLKKCPASVVMCMAEWNRWPVFSTERRRHIPFQHRNPYAVEGQLDFDLTLRDQRMLGNLGKISRKTRLTLRNSLTKRYPAVPIPNTISNRLQETNENGVEPNGSEDLLDLGDDIEFLGVRRNDKALSKQMKQWQDDLDERLKGKEKIKPYWEYPELEKGNIHPHCANCFVITCPKTLLDSYEDDVSKFKACEVIHCRWKCGVKYHQCKAFEHQMLCTTYEESDDFAWMYRGIKGARKESKTAREKKTQLKPLEGPLVGPDESNITTGEIVNGKFVPDPPPLPSCLLQACRLDIKLETVTRLQSKPKSMYTFVCAQEFRRDEFCWHSKNIHNDIHGGMNNWIEHRCPMASHGCSFASRRMFPHNQNHTLVYSPAAESFGVKNLSIPKCLLDPPKAHEPKLSDLPIELLIKIFQDLDPFTLCNLAVTSVGMREVCCSMLDEKGCVSLQWERVKKAKEIRWQVAYKRWFFSTALNPIEEWKFGVDQVSNHLKSCPYNIQLKRSRKETFKSSNYDRLLQQMTSALRFGSKSRAVD
- the LOC131886836 gene encoding sodium- and chloride-dependent glycine transporter 1-like: MGKGEGAKESKDVKAAESGQNLAAGDDERGTWDNQCDFFLSCLGYAVGLGNVWRFPYLCYEHGGGSFLVAYSLMLLLAGLPLFFMELSIGQYSGLGPTRIFGKLAPAFKGLGYGMLFVTMLVAIYYNMIIAWTLYYTFAGFTSSLPWEFCGNDHNTLTCYQKDQADECNVAGDGFISFYNNTCTPVSDICSSYNMTHVPDQFDQFNYTMCNNGTMDLPLNKVYPRRSASEDYFTRVMLGLDETITWSNYGGLKWDLVLCLLGAWVIVCLCLIKGVQSSGKVVYFTALFPYFVLLCLLIRGALLPGAADGVVFYLQPHLHKLASVKIWSDAATQIFYSLGPSFGGLITLASYNKFSNNCHRDAILIAFCNCATSVFAGFVIFSIIGFMAHESGQPISEVIASGPGLAFVAYPEAVTKFPLSPAWSFLFFLMLLTLGLDSQFTMTETLTTALMDQWPQLRPMKGKVVIGASVVGFILGVPLCCPGGIYMFTLIDSFSASWSLLVLALAEVILIIYVYGVHNFLNNIKEMGIRIPKFLELYWRINWQVFTPVVLFFITIVTWITFKPCQYNGYVFPPLIQTLGWLMACTSIIIAVALSVYEVYTRKNKGKITSNREMLQPTLNWGPAIKKIQPVQNTNNLSEATYNNEGFSS
- the LOC131886743 gene encoding uncharacterized protein LOC131886743 → MSRSEPLKISVNPQQTGLVSERSRMSYLAIKRLVKCLALILIVLSVSLVLILKEALDNRVRIVYKEHSAKATILKLVKPISTTNRIQSVVGSSQETFVNQLQWTKCRWSSGLRIVSSTTRSPWTQMGTKEVYFHSAYWDDRGRAHRTHAFVRVLAYLRGSAADKPKMQCYYPEWRVSIQAHVQETWLPMWDQDPDEQTFRSFLVNCRVPPGVTELQSVSLSTEVCDEMATLKVVDNRFLALPKRKKFCLCVKPLLFNMQDISKQLIEWIEANRLFGAEKIVFYLYQVHRKVSKVLDHYVRLGVVQVVPWSLPQELNLLNGRDLKVFFHRKVWQKRRSEVLPYNHCFYQNFNEFEFVLPIDIDEFIFPLAVESWHEVLSGHLLKHPDEKQLIGSFSVRNAYFFRSWNPKSNLNEDLVIEAFTQRSANLSQPGFSVKSFMNTDVVVTLFNHYALSALLPTQKLTTHLNPDLIVMNHYKATCPNDFGRQCEENFLKYSMNDTSILRFVPKIKARIKAVQIDWDK